A stretch of the Streptomyces sp. NBC_00078 genome encodes the following:
- a CDS encoding urease subunit alpha, giving the protein MSTDRPGDIDPYAYAATHGPRAGDRVRLGDSGLTIQVESDSQRYGDEFLAGFGKTARDGLHLKAAAVRETCDVVISNVVVIDALQGIRKVSIGIREGRICSIGRAGNPDTLDGVDVVVGTGTSIVSGEGLIATAGAVDTHVHLLSPRIMEASLASGVTTIVGQEFGPVWGVGVNSPWALRHAFSAFDAWPVNIGFLGRGSSSDSAPLVEALAEGGASGFKVHEDMGAHTRALDTALRVAEEHDVQVALHSDGLNECLSVEDTLRVLEGRTIHAFHIEGCGGGHVPNVLKMAGVANVIGSSTNPTLPFGRDAVAEHYGMIVSVHDLKTDLPGDAAMARDRIRAGTMGAEDVLHDLGAIGITSSDAQGMGRAGETVRRTFAMAGKMKAEFGAPDDHDNERVLRYMAKLTINPAIAHGLSHEVGSIEAGKLADIVLWRPEYFGAKPQLVLKSGFPAYGVVGDPNAATDTCEPLVLGPQFGAHGATPAEISVAFVAQAALDQGNDLMPTRRRRVAVRGTRGIGPADLRLNSRTGAVDVDRRTGLVTLDGEPIRSKPAESVSLNRLYFL; this is encoded by the coding sequence ATGAGCACCGACCGCCCTGGGGACATCGATCCTTACGCGTACGCCGCCACCCATGGTCCCCGCGCCGGCGACCGCGTCCGTCTCGGCGACTCCGGGCTGACGATCCAAGTCGAGTCCGACTCCCAGCGCTACGGCGACGAGTTCCTCGCCGGGTTCGGGAAGACCGCCCGCGACGGGCTGCACCTGAAGGCCGCGGCCGTGCGGGAGACCTGTGATGTCGTCATCAGCAATGTCGTCGTGATCGACGCCTTGCAGGGGATCCGGAAGGTGTCGATCGGGATCCGGGAGGGGCGGATCTGCTCGATCGGGCGCGCCGGGAACCCGGACACGCTCGACGGGGTCGACGTCGTGGTCGGCACCGGCACGTCCATCGTGTCCGGCGAGGGGCTCATCGCCACCGCCGGTGCGGTCGACACACACGTCCATCTGCTCTCGCCGCGGATCATGGAGGCCTCGCTGGCGTCCGGCGTGACCACGATCGTCGGGCAGGAGTTCGGGCCGGTGTGGGGCGTCGGCGTCAACTCGCCCTGGGCGCTGCGGCACGCGTTCAGCGCGTTCGACGCCTGGCCCGTCAACATCGGCTTCCTGGGCCGGGGCTCGTCCTCCGACAGCGCTCCTCTGGTGGAGGCCCTCGCCGAGGGCGGTGCCTCCGGTTTCAAGGTGCACGAGGACATGGGCGCCCATACCCGGGCGTTGGACACGGCTCTTCGGGTCGCCGAGGAGCATGACGTCCAGGTCGCCCTGCACAGCGACGGGTTGAACGAGTGTCTGTCGGTCGAGGACACACTGCGGGTGCTGGAGGGCCGCACCATCCATGCCTTCCACATCGAGGGCTGCGGTGGCGGTCACGTGCCGAACGTCCTGAAAATGGCGGGAGTCGCGAACGTCATCGGCTCCTCCACCAACCCCACTCTGCCCTTCGGCCGGGACGCAGTCGCCGAGCACTACGGCATGATCGTCTCCGTCCACGACCTGAAGACCGACCTGCCCGGCGACGCGGCCATGGCCCGGGACCGTATCCGCGCCGGGACCATGGGCGCCGAGGACGTGCTGCACGACCTGGGCGCGATCGGCATCACCTCGTCCGACGCGCAGGGCATGGGGCGGGCCGGTGAGACGGTCCGCCGTACCTTCGCCATGGCCGGGAAGATGAAGGCCGAGTTCGGCGCCCCGGACGACCACGACAACGAGCGCGTTCTGCGCTACATGGCGAAGCTGACCATCAACCCGGCCATCGCACACGGACTCTCGCACGAGGTGGGTTCGATCGAGGCCGGCAAGCTGGCCGACATCGTGCTGTGGCGGCCGGAGTACTTCGGGGCCAAGCCGCAGCTGGTGCTGAAGTCCGGATTCCCCGCGTACGGCGTGGTCGGCGACCCGAACGCGGCCACCGACACCTGCGAACCCCTCGTCCTGGGACCGCAGTTCGGCGCGCACGGCGCCACGCCGGCCGAGATTTCGGTGGCCTTCGTCGCGCAGGCGGCCCTCGACCAGGGCAACGACCTGATGCCCACCCGGCGTCGCAGGGTCGCCGTCCGCGGCACCCGCGGCATCGGCCCCGCCGACCTGCGCCTCAACTCCCGTACCGGAGCGGTCGACGTGGACCGGCGCACCGGTCTCGTGACGCTGGACGGAGAGCCGATCCGCTCGAAGCCGGCCGAGTCCGTCTCCCTCAACCGTCTGTACTTCCTCTGA
- a CDS encoding agmatine/peptidylarginine deiminase — MSAAADGFRMPAEWAPHERTWMAWPGHNPTFEHPDDLAASRAAWAAVARAVLRFEPVTVVCGPGQSAEARALLGEGVGTVERDLDDAWMRDIGPTFLTDGKGELAAVDWTFNGWGAQGWAHWEHDAKIAAYVSDLAGARTYASKLVNEGGAIHVDGEGTVLLTETVQLGPERNPGWTKEEVEAEIHAQLGTRKAIWLPRGLTGDYPPPLAEGRGGTPHGFGTLGHVDIVAAFARPGVVVAHSQPDPAHPDHEVTKEVIGLLRAQTDARGRSLEVVEVPAPTVLEADGHWADYSYINHYLCNGGVVLCGFDDPRDEIAAGLFRRLFPERTVTLVDARTIFAGGGGIHCITQQQPRATVR; from the coding sequence ATGTCTGCTGCCGCCGACGGCTTCCGTATGCCCGCCGAATGGGCCCCGCACGAGCGCACCTGGATGGCGTGGCCGGGCCACAATCCCACCTTCGAGCACCCGGACGATCTCGCTGCCTCCCGGGCCGCCTGGGCCGCGGTCGCCCGCGCGGTCCTGCGCTTCGAGCCGGTGACCGTGGTGTGCGGTCCGGGGCAGTCGGCCGAGGCGCGGGCGCTGCTGGGTGAGGGCGTCGGCACCGTCGAACGCGACCTCGACGACGCCTGGATGCGCGACATCGGACCGACCTTCCTGACCGACGGAAAGGGTGAACTCGCCGCCGTGGACTGGACGTTCAACGGCTGGGGTGCCCAGGGCTGGGCCCACTGGGAGCACGACGCGAAGATCGCCGCGTACGTCTCGGACCTCGCCGGGGCGAGGACGTACGCCTCGAAACTGGTGAACGAGGGCGGCGCGATCCATGTCGACGGCGAGGGGACGGTGCTGCTGACCGAGACGGTCCAGCTCGGACCCGAGCGCAACCCGGGCTGGACGAAGGAAGAGGTGGAGGCGGAGATCCACGCCCAGCTCGGCACCCGCAAGGCGATCTGGCTGCCGCGCGGCCTCACCGGCGACTACCCTCCCCCACTGGCTGAAGGGCGTGGGGGGACCCCCCACGGCTTCGGCACCCTCGGCCACGTGGACATCGTCGCCGCCTTCGCCCGCCCGGGGGTCGTGGTGGCCCACTCCCAGCCGGACCCGGCGCACCCCGACCACGAGGTGACGAAGGAGGTCATCGGTCTGCTCAGGGCGCAGACGGACGCGCGGGGCCGCAGCCTGGAGGTCGTCGAGGTCCCGGCGCCCACCGTCCTGGAGGCCGACGGCCACTGGGCCGACTACTCCTACATCAACCACTACCTGTGCAACGGCGGCGTCGTGCTCTGCGGATTCGACGACCCTCGCGACGAGATCGCGGCCGGGCTCTTCCGCCGGCTGTTCCCCGAGCGGACGGTGACGCTCGTGGACGCCCGGACGATCTTCGCGGGCGGCGGCGGCATCCACTGCATCACCCAGCAGCAGCCGAGGGCGACGGTCAGGTAG
- a CDS encoding TetR/AcrR family transcriptional regulator, with amino-acid sequence MSPTPSRRRTPAPPREDVLAAAMEMIAERGLEKLTMAALGREVGMSSGHLLYYFHSKDELLLQVLEWSEGRLGAQRGLLLGRTGTARERLDAYIDLYLPDGHRDPHWTLWLEVWNRSQNAAFDAGARDRQAAIEGVWHRDLVALIAEGVSRGEFRRVDPDRSATRLRALLDGFSLHVAVGLRGWDRAQVLGHVREFVEERLLADA; translated from the coding sequence ATGAGCCCGACGCCCTCCCGCCGCCGCACCCCGGCCCCACCCCGCGAGGACGTCCTCGCCGCCGCCATGGAGATGATCGCCGAGCGCGGTCTGGAGAAGCTGACCATGGCGGCGCTCGGCCGCGAGGTCGGTATGAGCAGCGGCCACCTGCTCTACTACTTCCACTCCAAGGACGAGCTGCTGCTGCAGGTCCTGGAGTGGAGCGAGGGCCGGCTGGGCGCCCAGCGCGGGCTGCTCCTGGGCCGCACGGGCACGGCCCGCGAGCGACTCGACGCGTACATCGACCTGTACCTCCCCGACGGCCACCGCGACCCGCACTGGACCCTCTGGCTGGAGGTCTGGAACCGCTCGCAGAACGCCGCCTTCGACGCGGGCGCCCGCGACCGGCAGGCCGCGATCGAGGGCGTCTGGCACCGCGACCTGGTGGCGCTGATCGCCGAGGGGGTCTCGCGGGGGGAGTTCCGCCGCGTCGACCCCGACCGGAGCGCGACCCGTCTGCGGGCCCTGCTGGACGGCTTCTCCCTGCACGTGGCTGTCGGACTGCGGGGGTGGGACCGGGCGCAAGTTCTCGGCCATGTACGGGAGTTCGTGGAGGAGAGACTCCTCGCGGACGCCTAA
- a CDS encoding IS110 family transposase encodes MLLIGDDWAEDHHDVEVQDEAGRKLAAARLPEGVEGIAKLHELLAKHGGEGLDAADVVVGIETDRGSWVQALIASGYQVYAINPRQVARFKERYASSGAKSDRGDAHALADMVRIDRAQLRPVAGDSEQAQAVKVVARAHQTLIWERTRTFQRLRSTLREYFPAALNAYADLTLTSTDALELLIKAPTPAAGAKLTRAQITAVLARARRRNRDAKAATIQAALRERQLGLPEPVTTAYAATVTAHAKLLIALNEQIADLEGQVRAHFLKHPDAEIYLSMPGIAEITGARVLAEFGDDPTRYASAKARKNYAGTSPITRASGKSHTVQARYVRNNRLADALQTQAFSALRASPGARHYYDKQRAREAGYNPALRQLGNRLVGILHGCLKTRTLYDEATAWSHHAHTPAA; translated from the coding sequence TTGCTGCTGATCGGCGATGACTGGGCCGAAGACCACCACGACGTCGAGGTCCAGGACGAGGCAGGCCGAAAACTCGCCGCGGCGAGGCTGCCCGAGGGCGTGGAGGGAATCGCGAAGCTGCACGAGCTCCTGGCCAAGCACGGCGGCGAGGGCCTGGATGCCGCCGACGTGGTGGTGGGGATCGAGACCGACCGCGGCTCCTGGGTGCAGGCCCTGATCGCCTCCGGCTACCAGGTCTATGCCATCAACCCGCGGCAGGTCGCCCGGTTCAAGGAACGCTATGCCTCCTCCGGCGCCAAGAGCGACAGGGGCGACGCGCACGCGCTGGCGGACATGGTCCGCATCGACCGGGCCCAGCTGCGGCCGGTGGCCGGGGACAGCGAGCAGGCGCAGGCCGTCAAGGTCGTCGCCCGCGCTCACCAGACCCTGATCTGGGAACGCACCCGCACCTTCCAGCGGCTGCGCAGCACGCTGCGCGAGTACTTTCCCGCCGCGCTGAACGCCTACGCGGACCTCACCCTGACCAGCACGGACGCCCTGGAACTGCTGATCAAGGCCCCTACCCCGGCGGCCGGGGCGAAGTTGACCCGTGCCCAGATCACCGCCGTTCTGGCCCGTGCCCGCCGGCGCAACCGGGACGCGAAAGCGGCCACGATCCAGGCCGCGCTGCGCGAACGGCAGCTGGGCCTGCCCGAGCCGGTCACGACCGCCTACGCGGCCACCGTCACCGCTCACGCGAAGCTGCTGATCGCCCTGAACGAGCAGATAGCCGACCTGGAAGGGCAGGTGAGGGCCCATTTTCTCAAGCACCCAGACGCTGAGATCTACCTCTCGATGCCCGGCATCGCGGAGATCACCGGCGCCCGGGTGCTCGCCGAGTTCGGGGACGACCCCACCCGCTACGCGTCCGCCAAAGCCCGCAAGAACTACGCCGGCACCAGCCCCATCACCCGGGCCTCCGGCAAGAGCCATACCGTCCAGGCCCGCTACGTCCGCAACAACCGGCTCGCCGATGCGTTGCAGACCCAGGCGTTCTCCGCCCTGCGCGCCTCGCCCGGCGCCCGCCACTACTACGACAAACAACGCGCCCGCGAGGCCGGTTACAACCCGGCCCTGCGGCAGCTCGGCAACCGCCTCGTCGGCATCCTCCACGGATGCCTCAAGACCCGAACCCTCTACGACGAAGCGACCGCCTGGTCGCACCACGCCCACACCCCTGCCGCTTGA
- the cimA gene encoding citramalate synthase gives MTETSELDDSFHVFDTTLRDGAQREGINLTVADKLAIARHLDDFGVGFIEGGWPGANPRDTEFFARARQEIDFRHAQLVAFGATRRANAKASEDPQVKALLDSGAEVITLVAKSHDRHVELALRTTLDENLEMVRDTVSHLREQGRRVFVDCEHFFDGYRANPEYAKAVVRAATEAGASVVILCDTNGGMLPAQIQAVVATVLADTGARLGIHAQDDTGCAVANTLAAVDAGATHVQCTANGYGERVGNANLFPVVAALELKYGKKVLPEGALREMTRISHAIAEVVNLTPSTHQPYVGVSAFAHKAGLHASAIKVDPDLYQHIDPERVGNAMRMLVSDMAGRASIELKGKELGVDLGGDRELVGRVVERVKERELKGYTYEAADASFELLLRGEVEGKPLKYFEVESWRAIVEDRPDGIHANEATVKLFAKGERIVATAEGNGPVNALDRTLRVALEKIYPQLAQLDLVDYKVRILEGVHGTQSTTRVLISTSDGAGEWSTVGVAENVIAASWQALEDAYTYGLLRAGVQPAE, from the coding sequence ATGACCGAAACCAGCGAGCTCGACGATTCGTTCCACGTCTTCGACACCACCCTGCGCGACGGCGCGCAGCGCGAGGGCATCAACCTCACCGTCGCGGACAAGCTGGCCATCGCACGGCACCTGGACGACTTCGGCGTGGGCTTCATCGAAGGCGGCTGGCCCGGCGCCAACCCGCGGGACACCGAGTTCTTCGCCCGCGCCCGGCAGGAGATCGACTTCAGGCACGCCCAGCTCGTCGCCTTCGGCGCGACCCGCCGCGCGAACGCCAAGGCGAGCGAGGACCCGCAGGTCAAGGCGCTCCTGGACTCGGGCGCCGAGGTCATCACGCTGGTCGCCAAGTCCCATGACCGGCATGTCGAACTCGCGCTGCGCACCACCTTGGACGAGAACCTGGAGATGGTCCGCGACACCGTCTCCCACCTGCGCGAGCAGGGCCGGCGCGTCTTCGTCGACTGCGAGCACTTCTTCGACGGCTACCGCGCCAACCCGGAGTACGCGAAGGCCGTCGTACGGGCCGCCACGGAGGCGGGCGCCTCCGTCGTGATCCTCTGCGACACCAACGGAGGCATGCTCCCCGCGCAGATCCAGGCGGTCGTCGCGACGGTCCTCGCCGACACCGGCGCCCGACTCGGCATCCACGCCCAGGACGACACGGGCTGCGCGGTCGCCAACACGCTGGCCGCGGTGGACGCGGGCGCGACCCACGTCCAGTGCACGGCGAACGGCTACGGCGAGCGCGTCGGCAACGCCAACCTCTTCCCGGTCGTCGCGGCACTGGAGCTCAAGTACGGCAAGAAGGTCCTCCCCGAGGGCGCGCTGCGCGAGATGACCCGTATCTCGCACGCCATCGCCGAGGTCGTGAACCTCACGCCCTCCACCCACCAGCCGTACGTCGGCGTCTCCGCCTTCGCGCACAAGGCCGGCCTGCACGCCTCCGCGATCAAGGTCGACCCGGACCTGTACCAGCACATCGACCCCGAACGGGTCGGCAACGCCATGCGGATGCTGGTCTCCGACATGGCGGGCCGCGCCTCCATCGAGCTGAAGGGCAAGGAGCTCGGCGTCGACCTGGGAGGCGACCGTGAGCTGGTCGGCCGGGTCGTCGAGCGGGTCAAGGAGCGCGAGCTCAAGGGCTACACGTACGAGGCGGCGGACGCGAGCTTCGAGCTGCTGCTGCGCGGCGAGGTCGAGGGCAAGCCCCTGAAGTACTTCGAGGTCGAGTCCTGGCGCGCCATCGTCGAGGACCGCCCCGACGGCATCCACGCCAACGAGGCCACGGTCAAGCTCTTCGCCAAGGGCGAGCGCATCGTCGCCACGGCCGAGGGCAACGGCCCGGTCAACGCCCTGGACCGGACGCTGAGGGTCGCCCTGGAGAAGATCTACCCCCAGCTGGCCCAGCTCGACCTCGTCGACTACAAGGTCCGCATCCTGGAGGGCGTCCACGGCACCCAGTCCACGACCCGCGTCCTGATCTCCACGTCCGACGGTGCGGGGGAGTGGTCGACGGTGGGAGTCGCGGAGAACGTCATCGCCGCCTCCTGGCAGGCGCTGGAGGACGCGTACACGTACGGTCTGCTGCGGGCCGGGGTGCAGCCCGCCGAGTAG
- a CDS encoding DUF397 domain-containing protein — MSTALQWFKSSYSGSEGGDCIEVAHDWRKSSYSSNEGGDCIEVATQPSAIHIRDSKNTGPNLTVAPGTWAAFLGLARRDAHVWTRTP; from the coding sequence ATGAGCACCGCACTCCAGTGGTTCAAGTCCAGCTACAGCGGCAGCGAGGGCGGCGACTGCATCGAGGTCGCCCACGACTGGCGCAAGTCCAGCTACAGCAGCAACGAGGGCGGCGACTGCATCGAGGTCGCCACCCAACCCTCTGCCATCCACATCCGCGACTCCAAGAACACCGGCCCCAACCTCACCGTCGCACCCGGCACTTGGGCCGCCTTCCTCGGGCTCGCCCGGCGCGATGCGCACGTCTGGACTCGAACTCCCTGA
- a CDS encoding helix-turn-helix transcriptional regulator, whose product MHTAKKPRKVSSWRAVGALVAHCRKRARLTQEQLAEQASMSVDTVGSIEQGRLALQPDRAEQFDELMGTGGVLAVLVEQMPVREKVVQFAQSLVDHEQEAVGILSYQSLAVPGLLQTRDYCRAVFGYRYPAIGSETAEQWVSARMERQLVFERKRPPVCHFIMEESILRRQVGGSEVMRQQYRHILEYTEPVHMSLQIMPMDRAPHAGLDGPMVLLETPEHELLTYLEVQRASFLIEDPDEVSDYHYKYGMLRSQALSPDESVRFLHGLLGDR is encoded by the coding sequence ATGCACACGGCCAAGAAGCCCAGGAAGGTCAGTTCGTGGCGTGCGGTCGGGGCGCTGGTGGCGCACTGCCGGAAGCGGGCCCGACTCACCCAGGAACAGCTCGCCGAACAGGCCAGCATGAGCGTGGACACGGTGGGGTCGATCGAGCAGGGGAGGCTGGCACTGCAGCCGGACAGGGCGGAGCAGTTCGACGAACTGATGGGTACGGGTGGGGTGTTGGCGGTGCTGGTGGAACAGATGCCGGTGCGGGAGAAAGTGGTGCAGTTCGCGCAGTCGCTGGTGGACCATGAGCAGGAGGCGGTGGGGATCCTGTCGTACCAGAGCCTGGCGGTTCCGGGGCTGCTTCAGACCCGGGACTACTGCCGAGCCGTCTTCGGCTATCGGTACCCGGCCATCGGCAGCGAAACGGCCGAGCAGTGGGTAAGCGCCCGTATGGAGCGGCAGTTGGTCTTCGAACGGAAGCGGCCTCCCGTGTGCCACTTCATCATGGAGGAGAGCATCCTGCGACGGCAGGTCGGCGGCTCGGAGGTGATGCGGCAGCAGTACCGCCACATTCTGGAGTACACCGAACCCGTACACATGAGCCTTCAGATCATGCCGATGGACCGGGCACCGCACGCCGGTCTCGACGGGCCGATGGTGTTGCTGGAGACACCCGAACACGAGCTCCTGACCTACCTGGAGGTCCAGCGTGCCAGCTTCCTCATCGAGGACCCCGACGAGGTCAGCGACTATCACTACAAGTATGGAATGCTGCGGTCACAGGCCCTCTCACCGGATGAGAGCGTGCGCTTCCTGCACGGATTGCTAGGAGACCGATGA
- a CDS encoding ATP-binding protein produces MNAHPQLLHARTALYPRDRRSVAVARDLTRVTFADWGLTRRSDDVLLCVSELATNALLHGVPPGRCFRLDLSLDTAEVLRVEVQDSGPGEIRTPDVMPESERGRGLLLVAALSDDWGVRHREPGKVVWCEFRGCRPS; encoded by the coding sequence ATGAACGCCCATCCCCAACTCCTCCACGCCCGCACCGCCCTCTACCCCCGAGACCGCAGGTCGGTGGCCGTAGCCCGGGATCTCACGCGCGTCACCTTCGCCGACTGGGGTCTGACCCGGCGGAGCGACGACGTACTGCTCTGCGTGAGCGAACTCGCCACCAACGCCCTCCTGCACGGCGTCCCGCCGGGCCGCTGCTTCCGGCTGGATCTGAGTCTCGACACCGCCGAAGTCCTTCGTGTCGAGGTTCAGGACAGCGGCCCCGGCGAGATCCGTACTCCGGACGTCATGCCGGAGTCGGAGCGCGGCCGGGGGCTCCTGCTGGTCGCCGCGCTGTCCGACGACTGGGGAGTGCGGCACCGGGAGCCGGGCAAAGTGGTCTGGTGTGAGTTCCGGGGCTGTCGGCCGTCTTGA
- a CDS encoding glycoside hydrolase family 3 N-terminal domain-containing protein encodes MRRTALLVSTALLTALLPLAVARAVDEPAPVPVDRFEGEVPFASQPAEGIFTWGGDSDDPPALQLTARPDAPEGEKVLAGTYDISGYGGFTHDFAANEPAHDWSAHQGIRFWWDGRDSGKKIAFEIKDGGANGEASELWTTSFTDDFTGWKQVEIPFTDFVYRTDYQPVGGIDHVLGLTRMWGYSVTLPAGAKGQFAMDDVELYGRADQSLRASVTTDAAVYPVKEGGSATVEVTLATTGSAPVDDPVTVTYETTGGTADPGRDYTPVTGTLTFPAGTASGATRTIHVPTLRDRSAESAEAIPLKLTVTGAKTPAETPQVVIDAHGLPYLDSKLPVKKRVADLLSRMSLEEKAGQMTQAERGAVGNGGDIAAYDLGSLLSGGGSTPTPNTPGAWADMIDGFQLRAQATRFQIPLIYGVDAVHGHNNLVGATIMPHNIGIGATRDPQLAEKAGAVTASEVRATGVPWDFAPCLCVTRDERWGRSYESFGEDPALVQSMETVIQGLQGAANGKDLKDDDKVLATAKHFVGDGGTAYGSSTTGTYTIDQGVTKVTRQQLEAVHLAPYETAVDRGIGTVMPSYSSLDVLGDGQGPVKMHARADMINGVLKGRMGFDGFVISDWNAIDQLPGDYASQVTTAVNAGVDMMMVPYSYQDFSSTLIAEVKAGRVSEKRVDDAVSRILTQKFRLGLFEHPYADTSNASRIGSAAHRAVARRAAAESQVLLKNANGVLPLKASQKVYVAGSNADDLGNQTGGWTVTWQGESGTHTRGTTILDGMRKDGDVTYSKDASAPMAGHDVGVVVVGETPYAEGVGDVGNGNDLELTPADKAAVDKVCAAMKCAVLIVSGRPQLIGDRLGGIDGLVASWLPGTEGDGVADVLYGKRAFTGRLPVTWPRSEAQLPINVGDSAYDPQFPYGWGLTTLAKVPEGGAVTLKALAVAAAVAERAGADEAGRALVTRARLIVQQKAGAAITAGVAKPFADADHLTLTRHYGAAVEKLTEAWRAA; translated from the coding sequence ATGCGAAGAACCGCCCTGCTCGTCTCCACCGCCTTGCTCACCGCCCTGTTGCCCCTCGCCGTCGCCCGGGCGGTCGACGAGCCCGCCCCGGTGCCCGTCGACCGCTTCGAGGGCGAGGTCCCCTTCGCCTCCCAGCCCGCCGAGGGGATCTTCACCTGGGGCGGCGACAGCGACGACCCGCCCGCGCTCCAGCTGACCGCAAGACCCGACGCCCCCGAGGGCGAAAAGGTACTCGCCGGCACCTACGACATCAGCGGTTACGGCGGTTTCACCCACGACTTCGCCGCGAACGAACCCGCCCACGACTGGTCCGCCCACCAGGGCATCCGCTTCTGGTGGGACGGCCGGGACAGCGGCAAGAAGATCGCCTTCGAGATCAAGGACGGCGGTGCGAACGGCGAGGCCTCCGAACTCTGGACGACCTCCTTCACCGACGACTTCACCGGCTGGAAACAGGTCGAGATCCCCTTCACCGACTTCGTCTACCGGACCGACTACCAGCCCGTCGGCGGCATCGACCACGTCCTCGGGCTCACTCGGATGTGGGGCTATTCCGTCACCCTCCCGGCCGGGGCCAAGGGCCAGTTCGCCATGGACGACGTGGAGTTGTACGGCAGGGCCGACCAGTCCCTGCGCGCCTCCGTCACCACGGACGCCGCCGTGTACCCCGTCAAGGAGGGCGGTTCGGCCACAGTCGAGGTCACCCTCGCCACCACCGGCTCCGCCCCTGTCGACGACCCGGTGACCGTCACGTACGAGACCACGGGCGGTACCGCGGACCCCGGCAGGGACTACACACCGGTCACCGGAACCCTCACCTTCCCGGCCGGTACGGCGTCCGGCGCGACTCGGACCATCCACGTGCCGACCCTGCGCGACAGGTCCGCCGAATCCGCCGAGGCGATCCCGCTCAAGCTCACGGTCACCGGCGCCAAGACCCCGGCCGAGACCCCGCAGGTCGTGATAGACGCCCACGGACTGCCGTACCTGGACAGCAAGTTGCCGGTGAAGAAGCGCGTGGCCGATCTCCTCTCCCGTATGTCCCTGGAGGAGAAGGCCGGCCAGATGACTCAGGCCGAACGCGGAGCCGTGGGGAACGGCGGGGACATCGCCGCCTACGACCTCGGCTCACTCCTGTCCGGCGGCGGCTCCACGCCCACGCCCAACACTCCCGGTGCATGGGCCGACATGATCGACGGCTTCCAACTCCGGGCGCAGGCAACGCGGTTCCAGATCCCGTTGATCTACGGCGTCGACGCCGTGCACGGCCACAACAACCTGGTCGGCGCCACGATCATGCCGCACAACATCGGCATCGGAGCCACCAGGGATCCCCAACTCGCCGAGAAGGCGGGCGCGGTGACCGCGTCCGAGGTGCGTGCCACCGGCGTCCCCTGGGACTTCGCCCCCTGCCTCTGCGTCACCCGCGACGAACGCTGGGGCCGTTCCTACGAGTCCTTCGGCGAGGACCCGGCCCTCGTCCAGTCCATGGAGACGGTCATCCAGGGCCTCCAGGGCGCCGCGAACGGCAAGGACCTCAAGGACGACGACAAGGTCCTCGCCACCGCCAAACACTTCGTCGGCGACGGCGGCACCGCGTACGGCTCCTCCACCACCGGCACGTACACCATCGACCAGGGCGTCACCAAGGTCACCCGGCAGCAGCTGGAGGCCGTCCACCTGGCGCCGTACGAGACCGCCGTCGACCGCGGCATCGGCACCGTCATGCCGTCGTACTCCTCGCTCGACGTCCTCGGCGACGGACAGGGCCCGGTGAAGATGCACGCCCGCGCCGACATGATCAACGGCGTGCTCAAGGGCCGGATGGGCTTCGACGGCTTCGTCATCAGCGACTGGAACGCCATCGACCAACTCCCCGGCGACTACGCGTCCCAGGTCACCACGGCGGTCAACGCCGGCGTCGACATGATGATGGTTCCGTACAGCTACCAGGACTTCAGCTCGACCCTGATCGCCGAGGTGAAGGCGGGCCGCGTCAGCGAGAAGCGGGTCGACGACGCCGTGTCGCGCATCCTCACGCAGAAGTTCCGGCTGGGGCTGTTCGAGCACCCCTACGCCGACACGAGCAACGCCTCGCGGATCGGTTCCGCCGCACACCGGGCCGTCGCCCGCCGGGCGGCCGCCGAGTCGCAGGTCCTGCTGAAGAACGCGAACGGCGTCCTGCCCCTGAAGGCGTCGCAGAAGGTGTACGTCGCCGGGTCCAACGCCGACGACCTGGGCAACCAGACCGGTGGCTGGACCGTCACCTGGCAGGGCGAGTCCGGCACCCACACCCGGGGCACGACCATCCTCGACGGGATGCGCAAGGACGGTGACGTCACCTACTCCAAGGACGCCTCCGCGCCCATGGCCGGCCACGACGTCGGTGTGGTCGTCGTCGGCGAGACCCCCTATGCCGAGGGCGTCGGCGACGTCGGCAACGGCAACGACCTGGAGCTGACCCCCGCCGACAAGGCCGCCGTCGACAAGGTGTGCGCGGCCATGAAGTGCGCGGTGCTGATCGTCTCCGGGCGCCCCCAGCTGATCGGCGACCGGCTAGGCGGGATCGACGGTCTGGTCGCGTCCTGGCTGCCGGGCACCGAGGGCGACGGGGTGGCCGACGTCCTGTACGGCAAACGCGCCTTCACCGGCCGGCTCCCGGTCACCTGGCCCCGGTCCGAGGCCCAGTTGCCGATCAACGTCGGTGACTCGGCGTACGACCCGCAGTTCCCGTACGGCTGGGGTCTGACCACACTGGCCAAGGTGCCGGAGGGGGGCGCGGTGACACTGAAGGCACTCGCGGTGGCCGCCGCCGTGGCCGAGAGGGCCGGGGCCGACGAGGCCGGCCGCGCACTCGTCACCAGGGCCCGGCTGATCGTTCAGCAGAAGGCGGGCGCCGCGATCACGGCGGGGGTCGCGAAGCCCTTCGCGGACGCGGACCACCTCACCCTCACACGGCACTACGGGGCGGCCGTGGAGAAGCTGACGGAGGCCTGGCGGGCCGCCTGA